The following DNA comes from Desulfobaculum xiamenense.
AGCGACGCGACGACCTCCGCATAATCCCCGAGCTTCCCGCCCATGCCCGAAAGCATCTGCACCAGCTGGTCCAGCGCCTCGCGGGTGGTGACGCGGTTGACCTTCAGATGCAGCGGCTTGGCCTCGATCATGCCACCAAGCCCTTCCACGCGCGTCAGTTCGATGAGAGCGGTCCCGACGCGATTGCGCTCGGCGACGTTCATGAAGGCGTAGGTGTTGCGAAGGATGGATTCCGTGGGCGGGATGATGTCGCGCGAACTTCCGCGCAGCCGCTTCACCGGCGAAAAAAGGTTCCCGAAACGCCGACGCGATGTGCCAGCCGCGGATGGCGTCTCGTGCTCCACCACGCGGTGCAGCGGCGTATAGAAGAGGTTGTTTCGACGGATGAAATCCGCGCTCTCCACGGAAATTCGCCCGCTGTCCACCAGCAGTTCCAACAGCGCGTCGCAGTACCCGCCAAGCTGATCTGCGGCGGTGACCACGTCCGGATGCGCGGCACCGATTTCCTCGACGACATTCCCCCAGACCTCCTGCGGGACGATGCTCCTGAATCCGCCGGACACCCGAGAATCCGTGCGGGCGCGTCTGGCCACGAGAAATGCGTCCAACTGGCGGCGCAGGCCCTGACGCTCGATGGGCAACAGGATTTCGCGCAGGGACGGTCCCGTCACCTCGTAGCCCTCACTGCCGATGCGAAACGTGCCCCACTTGAGGAAATGCTCCGCCTTGCCCACCCAGCCGCGCAGCGCCCATGCCAGAAGGTACGGATTGCGCTCCGCAGCGAGGCTGCCGCCCCGACGCTCGGCCGCCATGTCGGCCAGCACCTTGAACGGACGCAGCTCGTCCACCACCTGCGTATAGATGTCGTTGAACGTCGGGAACCAGCGCCGTCGCCTGCCGCCGTCATGATCGATAAGGGACAGGACCTTTGCCACGTCCGGTTGCGCCAGCCATTCCTCCCACTGCTGCCGAACGCGCGAGAGCAAATCCATCAGCTCCGGACGCTCGGCAAGGCTACGCTCGAACAGCGGACAGAAATTCGGAGCGGCCTCCCGCACCATGGCCTCATTCGTGATCCACAACCGCACGAATTCCGCGAAACCCTCGCTGTCTAGATCCGTGGCCCCGGCATAGGCCAACCGCCGCACCTCCTCCGGCATGACCGACGGCAGGGGCATAAGCCCCTGCTCCTGAATGTGGTGGGCAATCTCGTGCGCGGCGACCTCGACATCGTTGGCCTGTCGCAATCGGACGACCTGCGGACGAATCTTGTACAGCCCGGCCAGCTTTCCCCGCACCCCGCCCACGCACCAACGGCACGCGAAAAGCCGGGCCGACCATTCAGCCAGACTTCTAGCACGGAGTTTTCAGGGGGCTATCGACGAAGACCGCCAGAGAACGCTGGAATGCGCAGATAGGGGCTTGACATGGTTCAGGAATCGCAACCGGAACGCAGAACGCGCACCGGCTAGGTGGGGGAGGTGGAAATGGGGAAAAAAGGAGGGAAAGGGGGAATGCCGAACTCAGCGGCTAGACGAAGCGAATCCTCACCGCCTCTCGGCGATGGGGTTACCACACCAGATCATAGGCGACACTCCGGCCTCCGGCTTCACGCGGCGCAAGGACGCCCTTCTCGACCAGATCGGCAATTTCCCTGTACGCGGTTGCCCGCGAGGTCTTGGTCATGCCGCCGTACTTGCGGTTGGTGAGTCCGCCCTCGAATCCGCCGGGGCCTGCATCCAGCAGCCTGTTGACGACCTTGCGTTGACGGTCCGACATCGGCGTCGAAACGTGCCGACGCCAGAACTCGGCCTTGAGCAGAACCCGCTCCATCGTCCGCTCGGCGTTGTCCACGGATGAACCGACCTGTTCGACGAACCAGAGAAGCCACGCGGTGACGTCGCACCCGCTCTTCTGCGTCCGTTCGAGGACTTCGTAGTAGTCCTTGCGACAGCTCATGATCTGCGCGGAAAGGCTGTAATGCCTGAATGGGCGATTCTCGTCCTGCGCGAGAGCCATGTCTGTGAGCGTACGGGCGATGCGCCCGTTTCCGTCATCAAAGGGATGAATGGTCACGAACCGCAGATGCGCCAGCCCCGCACGGAGAACCCCGTCCAAGGTCGTCCTGCTGCCGTTCCACCACGCAATGAATGATGCCATCTCGGCTTCAAGCGCTTCCGGTGGCGGCGCGACATAATGCACCCGAGGCCGATTGATCGGTCCGGACACAACTTCCATGCGCTCCTGTCGCCACGCCCCGACCACGATGCGCCCAAGCCCCGACTGACCCGTCGGAAACAACGCCGCGTGCCAAGAGCAGATACGCTCCGCCGTCAGCGGTTCGCCGTGGTTTCTGGTCGCGTCCAGCAGGACCTGCACCAGTCCGTCCGTAGCCCGATCCGCAGGCCGCAGACCGCCCTGCTCCAATCCCAGATGCGTCGCCACGGAAGAACGGACCATTTCCCGGTCGAGCCGCTCCCCTTCGATCGCCGCCGTCTGAACGGCGTCCTCTTCGAGCGTCTCGGCCTGCGCCTTGAGATCCTCCGCCAGTCCCGAACTCTCAAACCGAGCCTGCAACCGCCCCTGCCGCCTTCGGCACTCGGAAAGCGGCCCAAGCAACTGCCCGGAATCCCACGTCAAATCAGGCCATCCATCCTGTTCCCAGATATACCGAGGCATTCCCCACTCCAATCGCTTCATATTTTGAAGCGATTATGACGGATAATCGCTTCAGGCGCAAGGGGGGATATCTGTCCGAGGACTAACCGAGTAACCCTAATAACCTATCAGGTCACATTGACGAGTATCTCTATTTGATCGCCCCATAATACGCAACAATGTTGATACAAATGGATTATGCTGCCGAGATAACCTCCTCTGGATTTAAGGAAGCCTTGCGCAACACCTCTGATTCTTTATACTGCGACGCCTCAGCATGCATAGTCCAATGGGCTTCTACGCCCATCCGCTCAACAGCCTTTCGTATCTGAGTTATCCCAACCTTGAAAAATTCCTTTCGATTATTAACAAGATTGATCTGTTCAGCTTTGAATACATGGTGCAAAGCATTTTCAAGTGCCGGAGCATCATCGCTGAACAGCATGGCGTGAACATCAAATGGGAATGGAACACTGGCATCACCAAGCTCGCGCACACGATCAAGAGGTTCAAGACGACGTGTCATTCCGATTTTGTATATATCTTCACCGAATGAACCAATATTCGAGATAACATAGACATGACCACACCGTGTCTGTTGAGCCATGGAAAGTGCCCGAGCATTCTTGGCTTCCGCCTCTGCCAACTTTTCCTGCAACTCTTGCAGCTGTTGCTCAAACACCTCACGCTGCTCTTCGTTCGCTTGTTCGAGTGCCTTTTGCGTCTTCATCATCTTGCCAATGATACTTTTTTCTTCTTTCTCTGCCTCCTTCTTTGCTTTTTCATATTCTTGTCGTGCTTTCTCTTCTTCACGCATTATTTCGTTGATACGACGTTGCTCTTCATTCGCTTCAAGCTTAAGTTCTTGCGTCGTCACTGCCCAACGCAATTCATCAAGGCGCGCTTTAAGATATTGAGGTTCAATGCGCGCATTTCGAAAGGCTTCCCCTGTGCGGTTGACCAAATTAAATGCGTCTAAAATTTCTTGCTTAAGCTTACCAAGATTATCATGCCGAACTTTTGAAAGTGCAGTATCCACCCTACCGTTAAAGGCATCAAGCACGAACCTAATTGCGGTTTCTCTCTTATATTTTTCTACATACTCACATGTAGCGGCAAGCCCCTGTTTAATCATTTCCCGTGTATGCTTGCGTGCTTTCTTCAGTTCTTCTCCGGCCTGCTTATACTCAAACTCATCAGCAAGGATATCGAGCACACTCCGGTTCGGCACAAGGTATTCGTCGCCATAACCATTAATCATATTGCGCATGGCCTGCACAGTCTTCGCATACATTTCGGCCTTGCCTTTCGCCTTGTATGCATCTCCTGCTATACGTTCAGCCTCGTCTTTGGCCTCGGCGACGATGCGACGCGCAGTTTCAGCTGCCTGCTCCAGACGTATCTGTTCTACCTCACGCAATCTCTTCGTTTCTGCTCTAGTTTCCGCAAGTAGTTCTTTTTTCTTGAGTGCAACGTCTTGATTGATTCGACGCGCATTTTTCCTAGCCTGATCCAACTGCCCTTGCCCTTTATCCCGTAGCCGTTTTGCCTCGTCGGCTGCATCTGATAAAATTCTATTTTTATCTACCTCTGCGTCTCTTCGCATGGTTTGAATCTGTTTTTTCGCATCATCAAGTTGTGATCGACAAATATTGCGCGATTGCTCCGCTTCTTCTTTCGCACCTAATAAAATCTTTTGCTTATCAGATTCAATCTCTTGCACCATTCTTAAAGACTTTTCCTTCGCTTCTCTCAAAACATCCTGTGCTTCTCGTTTAATGCGCAAAGATTCAGCTTCTGCGCTTAGTATCCCCTTATATTTACGTAGGATTTTTAACTCTTCGCAATCTACCAATGCCTGTTCAGATTTTACAATTAATTCATTTTTTACCAAATTCAATTCATCAAATATTACAGAAACTTTTTGCTCTGCCTCTTTCAAAGCTTTGTTCAATCTTTTCCTCTCACCAATAAAGAATACAAGCAATCCAATGGTGATCACTAAAACCGAACAAAGCATGCCAAACTGATCGCTCATTACGCCTTCTCCATGCCGCTTAGTAGCTTATCGAAACAAAAAACGACAAACAGATATCTAACGAGCGCGCTTAATGCAACCAATCAGAGCACCCCACAATTACAACTCACTATCGACACAAATGCACAAAAGCACCAAAGGCCATAAATTTCTCAAAGGTGATACCCACGCACTCCCAATTCACCGCCTTTGAAATGTTAAACGATACCAGCTCGCCAAATCCCCGCTCCACGCGCGGTAGCGGCCCTGTTCGTCGGGGTAGGCGGGGCAGTTGTATTCGCGGATCCAGCGCATGAGCTTCTTTTCGCCGATGCCGAAGAACTTCATGAGTTCGCGTTTTCCGCAGATCATTCTCGGCTGCTGCATCAGTACCCTCCAACTGCGTCTGCCGGGCCTGCGGACCTGCCGCGCCGGATTGCTGGTCTGGGGTGGGTGAGGTCGAGGGCGGCGACGGCGCAGAAGAGTGCGGCCGCCGGGGGGTGGTCGTCGAAATCCACTCCGGAGAGGTCCGGCGGAAACGTCGCGAGGTCATTCGGGATGAGGCTTTCGCCGAAATGGAGCGTCTTCTGGGTGGCCACGCGCTTTCGGACCATGGCGTTGTAGAGCACGAGCGCGTTGCCGTCGTAATAGTGCGGCGGCGCGACAACCCGCACCCGCGCGCCCCGGTCGCGCTCCAGCTGCGCGTTCAACTCGCGAAGCGCTGTGCGCTCGAAGATCGACTGTGGAGCATGCCAGACGGGCACAAGCCACTGCCGCGACAATTCGAGCGCACAGCGAAGCAGCGGCTCCGGATGCATGAAGGATTCGCCCTGCCACTGCGCACTCTCCGCCAGACGATGCAGGTGCCGCACGCCAAAGTCCGCGTCCTCGTGCAGGTCCTCGCCCACCACCACGAGAAACCCCGGCCTGCCGCGTCCGGGCCACGCCAGACCGCCCGCCACCCGCCGATAGCGCCGACCGTCCGCCCCTTCGAAGAACACGCCGGTCATGGCCGATTCCCTGCGCGTCATGTGCCGCATCGCTCACCCCATGTCGCAGTCGCCATAATAGCTTCCCTCGCAACGCCGCATGGCCACGGTCATGTAGTTCATGGCGTGGCGGAAATGGTCCTCGGGCGAGAGCTTGACGTAGACGTAGCGCCTGCTCCCGTCCTCGCGCTCCTCCAGCTTCTTCGCGAGATTGTTGCAGTGCGCGGCAAAGGTCTCCACCACCCCGCACACCCGCGGCAGCGCCACGGTCCCCTCCAGCAACACATGCTGCGAGTCGTCGAGGCTTTCGGTCCGATTGACCGTCACCACCTGCTTGCCCTCATTCCACGCGTACCCGCCGCGTTGCTGCTCCGAGTAGAAGCAGCAGAACACCTTGCCCGGATGCCGCTGGGCAAAGGCGCGGGCCGGACGCATCTCCGGCTGCGCGTCCACCACGCAGCACGCCACGTTGAAGCTGACCATGAGCCGATCCAACTCCTCCCAGTCGCCGCAGGTCCCGAGGTAAACCACGCTCGCCGGGAAACGCCGCGCTACGACGACGTGCAGCGTGCGCCCCTGATCCACGCCCATCACGCACGGTCCGCGGTCCGACGGCTCCACCCCGTGCGTCCCGCACAACGCAAGAATCTGCTCGCGCGACAGACGATTCTCGGCCTCGATGTACGGCTGCCCGAGGACGTAGTTGTAAAAGTCCCCTGGCTTCTTCGTGGTGCGATAGCCATGCAGGATGTCCGCCGGATCCACGAAGGACGAGAAGAGCTGCGAATAATGGTAGCCGCGAAGCTCCGTGACGCTCGGATACTTCGCCACCCATCGCCCCCGCGTGACGTCCAGCGCCGCGTCCCGGCATGCGGGGCAGAGACGGATGACGCCGTCGCCCGTCTCCCACAGAATTTCCTCGAGCGGATGGTCCTCCATGCACGCCTCGCCGCCGCATTTCGGGCACGTGACCAGCCAGTGGCGCTGGTCCGAGAGCTGAAAAAGCCGGTCGATGCCGTAGTCCGGGATGGTCGGGTTCGAGAGATAGCGCTCCCACTTGAAATCCGAATGGCCAAGGCGGCCCTTGGCGGCCTCCTCGACGCCCGCGGGCATGAGATCGTACTCGTCGTAGAGCACCATGTCGCAGGGGTCGGAGCGCAGGCCCTCGGGCGATTTGGTGCCACGGAAGATGAGGTTCGTCCCGCACATGCGCTTGAGGCCCACGCTGTCGGTGTCACGCATGCGGACGCCGATCTCGTCGGGATTCTCCTCCACCAGCGGGTTCACGCGCGAACGCACGAAGTCGCCCACGCCGGACTTGGACGGAAACAGGTACAGGATGCCGACGAAGGGCATGAACCGCGCGCAGTAGAACGTGGTCAGCATGGCCTTCACGCTGTTGCCCATCTGGGCGCACTTCATCTCCACCTGCCGGGGATGCGCATCCGAGTACGGCTCCCGCAGGTACTCGTGCCGCTCGAAAGTGAACCGGCCCCGGTCCAGCCGAATCCCGCCGCGTTCGGCCCACAGGCCCACGCTCTCCGGCCGAGTGCCGAAATCATGATGCCCCGTCGCCTCCTGCAGACGGCTGGTGAACTCCCCGAGCAGACTGCTGCCGCCATATCCGCCGCGCATCGCCACTCCCCTCGCCGCCCCCGCCTACGGGCGGCACTCTCGTTTGCAGGCCCTTCCGCCGCATTGCGTCCGGGATGGCCAGAAAAATCCGGGGAAAAATTCCGAGCGGCCCTCACCCTCGCCGAACAATCACCCCCGGGGGGATGGCGCGGCGGGTACCGGCGCGCTCGGGTGGGGTGGGTCGCCGTCCTGCGCCCAGTCGCCGTCCGGTCGCCTCTGCGCCCGCGCGCACGCACACACGCCTGCCCACGTCCCGCCGCTGCCTCGCCGCCGCCTCTTCGCCCGGACACCTGCCCTGCCTCTTCGCCCACTCACCTGCCCACTCGCCTACCCACGTCCATCGCCCTTTCCGCCGTCCGCACGCCTCGCGCCACGGCGAATTCCGCCTGAAAATCAGCGCCCGGCCGTGCTATCCGGGACTGCTCATTGTCTCATAATGGTCATTCAGTTAACTTTGAGATTGCTCAATACGCCTTGCGATTCGGCATGTTGTACGCATCAACCGCCGCGCTCCTCGGCGCGCCCTGTTATTTCGGGAGAATTTCGCCACCGCGTAACACGGTTTCGCCAAACCCCGAGCCGCCAGACCATACGATCACATGCCGCAGCCAGCCCTGAACTCCAGGGCGCTTCTCGCCGCGTTGACCTCCACCAGCCGCTCGGTGATGCGCCGCTGCACCTCCGGTGCCGCCTTCCCGATCTCCTCCAGCACCACAGTCTGGAATTCCTGCACCTGCCGCAGATCGTAGATGCGGGCCTTCATGCTGAAGTCCAATTCCAGCTGCTTGCGAAGCTCGCCCTGCAGCTTCACGCACGCCGAAAGCAGAATTGCTCTCTTGACTTTGTACCATTCTTTAGTACGCAAACAAGGAAACAACGACGGCGTAGCGCATAACATGGACGGTGGTCATTCCGAAACGGACAAAGAGGAATATCAGACAGTAGCCCAAACGCGTTCAAAGCGCCTTGGCCCTTCTGGTGACGGAAATCGAGATAGCGGGACCGACCAGAGGAAACTGGCCGAATTATGGCAAGCTGGTCCGGCTCACCCACCACGGCCACCTCAAGAAGGGAAACCCCACCTACGTGGCGGTGTGGCAGGAAGTGGACGGATAAATCAAACTGGTGGAGGTGACATATGTCGGCACTCACGAAAAAGCTCTCTACTGAACAGACCGCATTTTACGTCGTCTGCCCGGCGGGGGTGGATACCACGCACGCCAAGGCAACCCTTGAGCGCATGGGCTGCCACGTCTCCGACACGCTCA
Coding sequences within:
- a CDS encoding Fic family protein gives rise to the protein MPRYIWEQDGWPDLTWDSGQLLGPLSECRRRQGRLQARFESSGLAEDLKAQAETLEEDAVQTAAIEGERLDREMVRSSVATHLGLEQGGLRPADRATDGLVQVLLDATRNHGEPLTAERICSWHAALFPTGQSGLGRIVVGAWRQERMEVVSGPINRPRVHYVAPPPEALEAEMASFIAWWNGSRTTLDGVLRAGLAHLRFVTIHPFDDGNGRIARTLTDMALAQDENRPFRHYSLSAQIMSCRKDYYEVLERTQKSGCDVTAWLLWFVEQVGSSVDNAERTMERVLLKAEFWRRHVSTPMSDRQRKVVNRLLDAGPGGFEGGLTNRKYGGMTKTSRATAYREIADLVEKGVLAPREAGGRSVAYDLVW
- a CDS encoding DUF4041 domain-containing protein, with the translated sequence MSDQFGMLCSVLVITIGLLVFFIGERKRLNKALKEAEQKVSVIFDELNLVKNELIVKSEQALVDCEELKILRKYKGILSAEAESLRIKREAQDVLREAKEKSLRMVQEIESDKQKILLGAKEEAEQSRNICRSQLDDAKKQIQTMRRDAEVDKNRILSDAADEAKRLRDKGQGQLDQARKNARRINQDVALKKKELLAETRAETKRLREVEQIRLEQAAETARRIVAEAKDEAERIAGDAYKAKGKAEMYAKTVQAMRNMINGYGDEYLVPNRSVLDILADEFEYKQAGEELKKARKHTREMIKQGLAATCEYVEKYKRETAIRFVLDAFNGRVDTALSKVRHDNLGKLKQEILDAFNLVNRTGEAFRNARIEPQYLKARLDELRWAVTTQELKLEANEEQRRINEIMREEEKARQEYEKAKKEAEKEEKSIIGKMMKTQKALEQANEEQREVFEQQLQELQEKLAEAEAKNARALSMAQQTRCGHVYVISNIGSFGEDIYKIGMTRRLEPLDRVRELGDASVPFPFDVHAMLFSDDAPALENALHHVFKAEQINLVNNRKEFFKVGITQIRKAVERMGVEAHWTMHAEASQYKESEVLRKASLNPEEVISAA
- a CDS encoding phage terminase large subunit family protein produces the protein MRGGYGGSSLLGEFTSRLQEATGHHDFGTRPESVGLWAERGGIRLDRGRFTFERHEYLREPYSDAHPRQVEMKCAQMGNSVKAMLTTFYCARFMPFVGILYLFPSKSGVGDFVRSRVNPLVEENPDEIGVRMRDTDSVGLKRMCGTNLIFRGTKSPEGLRSDPCDMVLYDEYDLMPAGVEEAAKGRLGHSDFKWERYLSNPTIPDYGIDRLFQLSDQRHWLVTCPKCGGEACMEDHPLEEILWETGDGVIRLCPACRDAALDVTRGRWVAKYPSVTELRGYHYSQLFSSFVDPADILHGYRTTKKPGDFYNYVLGQPYIEAENRLSREQILALCGTHGVEPSDRGPCVMGVDQGRTLHVVVARRFPASVVYLGTCGDWEELDRLMVSFNVACCVVDAQPEMRPARAFAQRHPGKVFCCFYSEQQRGGYAWNEGKQVVTVNRTESLDDSQHVLLEGTVALPRVCGVVETFAAHCNNLAKKLEEREDGSRRYVYVKLSPEDHFRHAMNYMTVAMRRCEGSYYGDCDMG